In Rutidosis leptorrhynchoides isolate AG116_Rl617_1_P2 unplaced genomic scaffold, CSIRO_AGI_Rlap_v1 contig572, whole genome shotgun sequence, the genomic window ATGTAATCATTTTTGTAGCGTTTGAGGCCGTTAGCTTGCGTATTTTGCATGGGAAAATCAGATTTTGTGTTTTGAAGGTAGCCACATTCTCTTCAATTACTTAAACCAACGTGGATTCTTTATCTCTTTTCCCTTCACATACATAACAAAATAAAAAGAGGGAAAACAAAAAAATACCCAAGTGTCAGATGAGGGAGTGAGCGACACTTGCCCCTGCTCCATGTAAAAAGGGAGGCTGCTTTTTCATTGTAAGTTGTCTTTTGCATCCCCGCAAATTTCTGCAGTTTCACAGGCCCTGCCCCCCCTCCTCCCCTCCAAAAAAGTAGAGCCGCTCTGCTCCCGCTGCTAATCCCGCTATGGAGGAATGATTCCTCTTCGTACTAAAACTCGACACGATATTATATAAAACGACGTCGAGAGCTTATTAATCTAGGTAATCTGTTCACGTTTTGGCAGGCGAATTTTTACAGACCAGTACGCGACTACGCGTCCCTCCCAATTTGGATATCGACATTAGCGAAATGATGCGCAAGAAGAGAGGAAACAAGGTAAAAACAAAGAAGGCTAGACCAGCCAAATCAACCGACCGGTACTACTAACAACGCATCCCAAAGGCCACAACAAAAAGAAAAAGAACGAGAAAGTGGTAAACGATTTCGTAGTCTTTGACCAGCTAGACATTGATCAACCTCATCGACGTGtcacttctattttttttttttttttaactgtaCCCTCTATTCTCTCTTCTTGTCTAATGCTAATTTCCTCTGCCTAAAATCCCTCATCTCACATGACGGAGCAAGCATTCGGGTTCTCATCACTGAACAGCTGCGGCGCGTGCAAGTGCATCGGCTCCCAATACACGCCGCCCCCGTATCCGTACCCGTATGGCCCCTGGTACTCCATCCGCTGGCCCTCCGCTTTCTCCCACCAGCAGCCCCCCACGATccccgccgccgccgccgccgccttGCAGCTGCAGCCGCTGCCGCCGACGTTCCTGTTCTTCCCGCCGCCGCCACCTTCCTTGTCCTTGGCCTCGCCGCCATCCTTGTCTTTCTTCGGCGGGACGATTTCCACCGCCCTCTTCATCTGCTCCCTCAAGTTCTCCGCCAGCGCCTTGGCGTCCATGGCCCCCCTCACCGTGGCCGTGTCCTTGTCCCTGTTGAAGTCTACGTTCAGAACTCCTGCGCCCCAAGTACCATCATGAACATCCTTccccagaaaaaaaaaaaaaggcaaaaaaAGAAAAATGGGAATTGGGCTGAATCACGCAAATGAATTGCAGTATAGATAACCTTTTGTTTTTGTGATTATCTTGCGGATCTTCTGGATGCACCCCTCGCAATGGAGGCAACTGAACTTCAGAACCACCGTCGTCACCGGAGGCTGCACCAGAGAATTGTACGCCAGGACGTGTTCAAGTTCATGGACAATGCACATTCAATTGAAACCGAAAAAAAAAGGAAATAAACAAACTCGGCAAGCAAGCAAGCCGACGAGCTCCTCCCATGCAACGCGCGGAATCCCcaggaaaaaaaaaaaagagaatgaAAAAGCCGATATACCTCTTTGggtttcttcttctcctcatcggCTTTCTTCTTCTCGTCGCTGGACTGACCCTTGTCTCTCTTGGGCAGTGGAGACACCAGCTCCACCTTCTTCTTCGTTTTCTCTTGCATCTTCTCGCGCAGCTTCGCGGGATCCACGTGTCCTTCCACCGTCACTTTCATCGCCCCTCCATCCACCTTCGTCTTCTCCACACCTTTGCCCacccaaaaaaaaaagaaacaaagctcgattcaactttacagacaaaAACCGAAATTCGAGCAGATAATGACAAACCAAGAGAAACTGGAGCAGATTCAGAAAGGCAGAAAGCGCAACAGTTCGCTGATGTATATCCATATTCCGTCCGCGGTTTCATCGGAAACGAAGCCGATCACCCGGAAACGCATTCGAAACCCCAGGCTCAACCGGGaaaaaaagtttttttaaaaaaaaaaaaaacggtaaaAGGCAGTACGTACTATGTAGAAAACCGAACCTGGGAATTTCTTGAGGAATTTCTCGATTTTGGCTTCGCAACCTCGGCAATGCAGGTCGATCTTCAAGACGACCGCCACCCGCCCGTCCTTCTGCTCGCCGGCCttacctcctcctcctcctcctcctcccatCGCCCCGTCGCCACCTTCATTCTTCTGCTGCGCAAAGCACACACAAAAAAGCAAAAAACCGAGGATGACGCGATCGTCGGAACAGAGGAAGATACGAACGCCCGGAAGACGGAGAGGAAGGAGCGAGTCGACTCACCTTGCCCATGGTGAACTCGCAGCGTCGCTCTGGAGAAGGCGAGaggaatagagagagagagagaaactgCAGAGAGGGAATGGGGAATGCGAAGGAGTGTCCGTTGGGCGAGCGAAGGCGAAGGATGTACGTGCGCCGACTTCCTTCAGCGACCTTCGCATTGGGCCTGGCATGGGCTTTTCTCCGGCCCACGTAGGCCTGCTGTGGACCCGGTATAGCCGCTCGAGATGCGAGATGGGCGGAGTCGCCCCGTCCGTGCGCTTGCCAGGTCAGGGGCGGTCGCTCCCTTTCGAGCTAAGTAAGTTCGTACGTTTTTATAGCACTTGTATGCACTTTGCATCATCGTGAAAAAAAAATGCATGTTTTATAAGGGTGTGCACTAGGAATCACCCGAACTGGATACCACTCGGATTGGATCGGATTGGCCGATTTGGGGTGATTCCAAAAGTGAGAGTGGTTTGGTTTCCGATTCCAAGGTGAGAATCCGATCAACCTGAccgtttaattttatatatatataatatatatatttttaaatttcttAATAAAAAATCCAAATTCCTCCAAATTTCTCccatttttcattttatttttggCTAAAAACAATAAATTTACTAGTTCTACCGGACTGGTCAGTCGGTCCAATTCCTGATTCCAAGACCAGTCGGTCCGATTCCTGGTTCCATCTCAGAATTAGACCGGACCAGGAACTGATCAATCCTAATGTTTTATATGATTGTGCATCATCATGGATTACAAAAAAGTTGGCCGTTTTTCCACGAGTAATTATTTCATGTATAGTTCTATTTGCTTACAAAACTTTTATAATTTCATGCGCTCTctgcataatttaatttttacaaaaattatgtcTAAACTGCTGCTCTACTCTTATATATTCATGCCAAATTCGAATCCGTTTAACGACGTATTGTGCCGTGCAAATGGATCGTATCGAGAGTCGACCGACTCCAGTATTATACCCTATAGCGGATGTACCCCTGAAGCACCGCCCTATGTACAATTGCACATGCACCATGAAGGAAGATCCTTTATAAACTGATGCTGACAGGACGATGGGCGAGAGAAGGAGCAGAAATTTCCCAGAATTTGCAGGTACCTTGGCAGATCCATTTTGAAACCTGAACCGATCATCTCCTTCTCGCAGACCAATAATGCACTAGAGACAATCGACGAGAAAAGAAAAGCAGCAGAACTATAGTTGTATATTAACATTAGTATCATTATGTAATAGCAATCATTGATGTTTAATATTCTAGGAACTTAAAGAAAAGCCACGTGAATCAAGCTTGCTTTCGTTCTTTCCACTTATGACAAAATCCATCCGTCCTTTCAATTTATTATGTTGGCACGATAGATGTTGCTAATATTTTCTCCATGGGACACCAAAGGAGCCTAAATTAATTATTTGGAGGGAGGGTTACGCAATACTAATATAAAGGTTTTGTCAATCCGAATACATAATCGACTTTAGTGAATTTAAGTATATTTAGTTAGTTTGCCTTGAAGATAAATTTGGGGTGGAAACAAGAGCATCTAGCCTAGTGAATCCCAAGTAAGCATAGCACTCGAGAATCAAGTTATTTGTGCACAAGCGATAAATTTTAATAGGATTATGAATAAAGTAACGCCCTACAAATCGTGCTTTGTTAAAATATAATGAATCTACTGAATGAAGCATCATAAAATCAAGAAAGAAGTAAGGAAATATTGACGAAACACGATACATCTACCAAAGGGGTAATTACCAAAATAATCATAAATCCATTGTAGGGTTGTTAATTTGGTTCTAAACATTTTAATTTTGTCAATCTAATTTTAAACATTTTAATAAATTGTCAATGTAATTTTTTTGGCCAATTTTTGTAGAGAATTGCTTACATACATGACATAGTCGACGTTGCTATGAGTAATTTTTTTTGCATTTTCATgatttttttataatttatataatttttttccttttttcttGGTCGGTTGTTGGGCAACCAATCAAACAATTGCCGATAAACTGAAAAATGATTCATCCAATGGTAAGGAAGAGAGTGACAGGCTAATAGCAAGTGAGCGACTAATGAGAGAAGACCAAACTTTTGAATGAATAAGGAAAAATCATGACATAAGCTTCTATTAACACTAAAATCCTCCTAATCCCTTCTTACTTTTGAGGGTTTTTAACTTCTATTATCTTGACAGGATCATGCTAAAGCTATGCAGCTACAAAGGTGCCGAATCGGCATCTTGAAGTTGGATTCAGTTTAGTTAAGCATCTTGGAATCAAAAACCCAATCAAAGCTAATCAAGTATGGCTAGTTCGGTTCGATTATGCCCCAAAGACCCCTATCACGACAACTGTTCAATGAATGTTTTGTTGAAGGTAACTAATTAATGTAAAGCAATCAGCTTGTAAACACGTGCAGGTTTCGGGGAGAGCTTTCGAAACTTCTCTTTTTTAACCATCATGACATGATATCCATCACAAGCTTGTACAAATCCCAAGAGACTTGACATCTTTTGCTCTCAAACCTAAAGCAACCCCGCCCCTTTTCTTACAACAGTAACTATACGGACAGAGTCATATTTGCTTACCAGATTAAGCATGTCTCCTAGAGTTTGTGCTTCTGCACGGTCCACCGTTTATCCCGAATCCGAAGTTGTCGCACTCCGAAGCATATCGTGCGAAGGGAAGCAATCATTTATGTTAAATTTACTATAAACTATAAAAAAAAAAGCCACGTCAATAAAGCTCGCCCGCGCTCTTTTCACGGTTGTTAAAATCGTCCTCTGGTTCGCAAGCTATTAAAATATTAAAGCGCATCAGAAGTTGGAGGGAGAGATATTTGCATTCCATCAATTTTAAAGTCAAACAAAAGCATCTAATCAATGGCGGTCCCGTAACACGGAGGAAAGCCTCTCGGGGTCCTACAATTATTTCACCCACGAACTGGGAAgacagatagagagagagagagagagagagatagacgaGAGAGATGGAGGGGACAGCGAGGGGTTCTCTGCCGTTTGTGGCGATGATTATGGTGGTTCTGGCTCTGGCAAGCAACATGGTGGTGATGAAAATAGCCATGTCCGATGGGATCAGCAAGTACATCATGGTCTTTTACTGTCACGTCGTCTCCTCTCTCGTCCTCCTTCCTTGTCCCTTCATCATCTCTCGCAGGTTTGCGCTGTCAGTCACTTGCTAAATCCATTAATGCCAGCTTTAGGGGGAAAAATAGTTTCAAGTCCTGGCCTTGTTCGTTTGCTCCGTTTGGCAGGTCGGGGTCGTGTCCTCCTCTCACTTTCACCGTGCTCGGCAAGATCTTCTTGCTCGCTCTGGTTGGGTGAGTGGGTAAAAGTTTCTTCACTTCACATGAATTTGCAGATTTGGGATTTGCTTTTCTTGGAATTCTTTTGAAGCTCAACGTCTTGATCAACCGCAGAGAATTTCATACCAAAAAACAGAGTGGATTTTTGAGTAATTTTGTTGATACAGATTGGTAGCACAGATATGCGCGTATGCCGGCATCGATTACAGCTCCCCTGTGCTGGGCACGGCCATGATGAACCTCATCCCAGCTTTCACTTTCATTCTCGCCGTCATTTCAAGGTCGTTCTCTCTCCTTTCTCGTTATCTGCAGTGCACTTGAAGAAACGAGAGAAGCAGATGATGGTGTGTCGATTGGATGATGGGCGTTTGGTTCAGCTCAAAGTTTGTGAGTGCTTTTAATCAAGTACGACCAAAGCATAGTTCATAGTTCCCGTTTCAACCAGGCCTGGAGAAATTCACTTTGCCACCACTCAATTCACTCACCATTTTCTTCTGTGCATCTGTCCTTTTAATCTCAGAGAGTAGAATAGCTCTATAACCTTCATTTCTGCAAGCGAATGAACACCTGAAACATGACAGAATCAAGAAAGTAGAGAGAGTAGAAGAGCTCTATAACCTTCATTTTAGCAAGTGGAGGCAGGCTGCACGTTCATACGAAACGCAAAAGATAGCAGTGCATGACATGTCATCCACGATGAAACGACAAGCTTATTTCATTCTTGAATTGGTTTTATCGAACTCAAAAAACTAGGATGGAGAAAGTGAATTGGAAAAGCTCAAGCAGCCACGCTAAGCTTGTCGGAACCATCGCATCAATCGTCGGTGCATCAGTAGTCACTCTCTACAAGGGTCCGCCGATCCTCCGCTCACCTCCCCCTCCTCCTTACGTTCAACCTCGTCACCTTCTTTTGATTCTCTCGCGACAGTCGAATTGGATTCTTGGCGGGTTTCTCCTCACGGCCGATGCTTTCTTATTATCATTATGGTATATTATACAGGTCAGCACCAATATCCTTAACTTTTTTCACTTTTAGAATTTTACCGACGTTAAACAGAAGTAGACTCGAGAAATAAAGAAATCTTGAATCTGGCAGACATCTATCCTCAAAGATTACCCCGTGGTGCTGAACATAATGTTTTACAAAATGCTCTTCGGGACAATTCTGGCCGGGCTATTGTCCTTCATTACAGTGAGAGAACCACGGTCATGGATTTTGAAACTCGACAGGGGCTTGATCGCTAATTTATACTCGGTAAGCGCATAATACCACGACTCTTCAAGTCTAGATTCTGATCCGACTTTGCATCGGAAGACAAAAGTAGTTTTTGAGAGTTCAATTGTTTGAATGACTGAAAATCGATTAGTCTACGGAAAATGTTTTCCATAGATTAAAAACAACGAGCTGAGATTGGGATAGAACGGCTTTTCCTTCTAGTAATAAAGAATCAATTTCTGGAAATCACCAAATAAATGATTTTCATGGAAAATAGTTTCCTTTTGAATGAAACAAACTCGCCATGATATTGCATACGCAGGCTGTGGTTGTTAGCATCTTCAGCCTCACATTGTGCACATGGTGCTTAAAGAGAACTGGACCTGTTTATGTCGCCATGTTCAAGCCTTTTGGGATTGTATTCGCCGTAGGATTGGGGTTCATATTTCTAGGCGAAACATTACACCTTGGAAGGTATGTGTTCTCTCTCTTCTTCTCCATTAAAATGCCTAAACCCCATCTTTTGCTATGATCAAGAATCTGATCGATTAGAAGGTATTATGAAAAATGTGTTCATCAGAGAAAAAGCTCGTTCACGAGCTCATCTCAAGCATTGGCAACGTACATCCTTAAGATATAAATTATAATCACCATACTCTTTACTTTaacattttcttcttctttttttatgtattttttttcttGTCGGGTGTTGGCAGCTTGATCGGAGCGATGGTGATTGCGATGGGATTCTACGGGGTAGTGTGGGGAAAGTCTAAAGAGGAGGAAGAGAGGACAACGGAGGGTGGAAGCTTGGCATCCTCCAGCCATAAGATTCCTTTGCTCCAAAACAAAGCTTCAAGCGTGTAGATATTCTTTGGCAGAATAGAAAAAGGATGGAAAATGTCAAAGGTTTATACATGTTTACGGCAATGTGCCCTTTTGTCTTGCTGAAATGGATTCGAGTTGAATATTCCAATGTGAAACGCACGTGAAAATACCAATACAGGGGCAGTGCCAAAAAATGAAGAATTCGGAAAACATTCATGACCATCTTGGGCAATGGCTCCATTTTCTTGTTCGTCTTCTCTTGCAATTTCTCGCGAAGCTTCACGGCATCCATTTTCGCTTCCACCGTCAACTTCTCCGCCTCTCCCTCCACCTTCGTCTTCTCCACACCTTCGCCCACCCAAGGAAACAGAGAGGAAAAAACCAATCGCCGATTCACCATTACAGACAAAATCGAAACTTGAGAGGACAATGACGACCTTATAGACACTTGAGCAGATTGAGAAAAAGAGAGCGCACTGTCTATCTGACGCAAATCGCTGTGGTTCCGTCCGAAACGAAGTGATGGCAGAAAGTAACAGAGGTCGAGGATAGAAGAAGGTTTTTTGAAACGAAAAACCAGAGAAAATGCAGGGATGATCGGATTGCTCGGAGGAATGAAAAAAGGAACACCGAAAAAACAAAGCCGATCAATTGGGATAACATTTGAAGTGGAAAAATTATCAAAAAATCCTAAATCTATTTTATGAACGTAAATTCAGTTCTAACCCTttaaattatgttaatttagtcctAAATATTTTGATAATTTATCAATATGGAATTCCAGTCAATTTTGGCCTGAAAATGCTCGTGTGGATTTCAATTGTACTACATAACATCATCAATGCTAACGTAGACaacttttttaaatttttttaaattttttttataatttttagatttttaaaattttaaaatttttaattgaGGCCAGCAAGGGGCGAAGACTTGTCGCTGGTGATGGTCGTGGGCCTCGTTAGTTGTAGGCAAGGGTAGCCCTTGCCCAAGCAAGGCTAACCCTTGTAGGCCGTTGTCCTTGGTTTGTTGCTAATGACTAGCTTACAAATAAGGAAAAAAAAAatctagaattttttttttaaattatccaCATCAACTCAGTCATGTTATATAAGAATGTGGGTATGCAAAAAGAATTGCCCATCACAATTCCCAAAAAGTAGAACTGGTGTTTGGACAATCCAATTCTTGATTCTAAGAGAGAATTGGACTGATTAcatatacttttttttttaaaaaaaattcttaaAAAGATAAAAGTAACAAGTTTTTTTAATCCATTTCTTCACAATAGAAGGCATATAAGTAGTAGGAAAAAAGAAAGTGATCGGTTCCATTGCATTGAACCAGGAATCAATCACCCCTACATAAGATAGCCGACGTTGACCAAACTGTCATGTTAGCGATTTTTTGTTAGAATTAGTTGCAATGATTAAATTGATATGattaaaaaatttaaaattaaattagCCGCTGTATAACAGGTTTA contains:
- the LOC139884579 gene encoding heavy metal-associated isoprenylated plant protein 3 — translated: MGKQKNEGGDGAMGGGGGGGGKAGEQKDGRVAVVLKIDLHCRGCEAKIEKFLKKFPGVEKTKVDGGAMKVTVEGHVDPAKLREKMQEKTKKKVELVSPLPKRDKGQSSDEKKKADEEKKKPKEPPVTTVVLKFSCLHCEGCIQKIRKIITKTKGVLNVDFNRDKDTATVRGAMDAKALAENLREQMKRAVEIVPPKKDKDGGEAKDKEGGGGGKNRNVGGTEGQRMEYQGPYGYGYGGGVYWEPMHLHAPQLFSDENPNACSVM
- the LOC139884580 gene encoding WAT1-related protein At5g40240-like, whose translation is MEGTARGSLPFVAMIMVVLALASNMVVMKIAMSDGISKYIMVFYCHVVSSLVLLPCPFIISRRSGSCPPLTFTVLGKIFLLALVGLVAQICAYAGIDYSSPVLGTAMMNLIPAFTFILAVISRMEKVNWKSSSSHAKLVGTIASIVGASVVTLYKGPPILRSPPPPPYVQPRHLLLILSRQSNWILGGFLLTADAFLLSLWYIIQTSILKDYPVVLNIMFYKMLFGTILAGLLSFITVREPRSWILKLDRGLIANLYSAVVVSIFSLTLCTWCLKRTGPVYVAMFKPFGIVFAVGLGFIFLGETLHLGSLIGAMVIAMGFYGVVWGKSKEEEERTTEGGSLASSSHKIPLLQNKASSV